One window of Desulfobacca acetoxidans DSM 11109 genomic DNA carries:
- a CDS encoding YIP1 family protein: protein MSLPPIDWTDATAEEALPQEKPLPPWEDPSLSILPALCSTLTGILRRPRSFFQTLPTTGGLGEPLGFALVVGTLGLLSSLIWQALLEGGLSESASGMLLTQTLRFLNTPKLIVGLFLLAPLLVAAGQFFLSICLTWAVRLTGPSETTFEAVFRVAAYAEAPMLACLIPLVGSLAAAVWGFWVLVIGLGQTFNLTVPKAIFALILSAVFQAMLLLFLLLLGGLFIFRGLSNFLFS from the coding sequence ATGAGTTTACCTCCGATTGATTGGACTGATGCGACGGCCGAAGAGGCATTGCCGCAGGAAAAACCGCTGCCGCCGTGGGAAGACCCGTCGCTTTCGATTCTCCCAGCCTTGTGCTCGACGCTGACGGGAATTTTGAGACGACCGAGAAGCTTTTTTCAAACCCTGCCAACCACCGGCGGCCTGGGGGAACCGCTAGGCTTCGCTCTGGTGGTGGGCACATTGGGACTGCTCAGTTCGCTTATCTGGCAGGCCCTCTTGGAGGGAGGATTATCTGAATCGGCTTCCGGTATGCTCCTCACCCAAACATTAAGATTCCTCAACACCCCCAAGCTGATTGTCGGACTCTTCCTGCTGGCGCCGCTCCTGGTGGCGGCAGGGCAATTTTTCCTGAGCATCTGCCTGACCTGGGCCGTCCGCCTGACCGGACCGAGTGAGACTACGTTTGAAGCAGTGTTCCGGGTCGCCGCCTATGCCGAGGCCCCCATGCTTGCCTGCCTGATACCCCTGGTCGGCTCCTTGGCCGCCGCCGTCTGGGGCTTTTGGGTCCTGGTCATCGGACTCGGCCAAACTTTCAATCTTACTGTTCCTAAGGCGATCTTCGCCCTCATCCTCAGCGCCGTCTTTCAGGCGATGTTACTCCTGTTTCTCCTTCTCCTCGGCGGACTCTTCATCTTTCGCGGACTCTCGAATTTTCTCTTCTCCTAA
- a CDS encoding lipopolysaccharide assembly protein LapA domain-containing protein, with protein sequence MAKIKIFLLILFTSLLTYFIIENSVLAPPIKVFGKELIQLHTSLIIIIFFVLGFILGWLGHVGWRHRRRKAAESSLGEEKIRESAKDEESAEEKEKQE encoded by the coding sequence ATGGCAAAAATCAAGATATTTTTGCTGATTCTTTTTACATCTCTACTTACTTACTTTATTATTGAAAATTCGGTATTGGCTCCGCCCATAAAGGTTTTTGGCAAGGAATTGATTCAATTACACACATCGCTCATCATCATTATTTTTTTCGTTCTGGGTTTTATCCTCGGATGGCTAGGCCACGTCGGTTGGCGTCACCGGCGCCGCAAAGCGGCTGAATCTTCCTTAGGAGAAGAGAAAATTCGAGAGTCCGCGAAAGATGAAGAGTCCGCCGAGGAGAAGGAGAAACAGGAGTAA
- a CDS encoding response regulator, which produces MKRILVADDEMSIRLLYSEELREEGYEVLTAANGREALEIVEKEPLNLIILDIKMPEMSGIEVLRQIKEKHPNLPVLLSSAYSEYKQDFGTWASEEYLVKSSDLEDLKTAVRKHLKD; this is translated from the coding sequence ATGAAACGAATTCTTGTGGCGGATGATGAGATGAGTATACGTTTATTGTATAGCGAAGAATTGAGAGAGGAGGGCTATGAAGTGCTCACCGCCGCCAATGGTCGCGAAGCCCTGGAAATAGTAGAAAAGGAGCCTCTCAATCTGATCATCTTGGATATCAAGATGCCGGAAATGAGCGGTATTGAGGTACTGCGGCAGATCAAAGAGAAGCACCCCAACCTTCCTGTCCTCCTGAGTTCGGCTTATAGCGAATATAAGCAGGACTTCGGCACTTGGGCCTCAGAAGAATATCTGGTTAAGTCTTCCGATCTGGAAGATTTGAAAACCGCGGTGCGTAAGCACCTGAAGGATTAA
- a CDS encoding GAF domain-containing protein produces the protein MPLNRLSFLTQLIDLFTSTVSYNERLDNFVYLLARNLRVDLILFFGLDKNRETLFLSADSQRSEVARPRVEFPLGVGIVGQTAQTRCPLVQHLDAPGTKDSNLAIEAIFPIYQTLTSFPVADDNFLYGVLLLVDKARREYDPYDQETILIACRMLAGNIRQALLHEEAKKRIAELAVLFDVGKAMSSTMELNALLERVVSISAKVINARGATLRIVDEVSGQDQVSAEYGDIPGGFPSLETITGQPPSGTGEMPCVASEVADAGGNKHYYLGVPLNLKGHLKGMLSVYDKQTPNQRYQQFDSENRQLLQTLAGMATSSIENALAFQQIESLAEKNEHMVNVLTVLHDISYALMTTVNLDKILTILIKGLTLNNAMNYDRALVFLIDKFRNGLVEVRYSGGQEAPPRLPLREALLLDNDQKLRPALGTAGPIRVRLEEDQGVLARTALYKKAFHITQADQNVLVNQAIRAKLDTLEFLTVPLLVKDEVIGVVVIDNYQSKKPLKDEDLHFLTMFANQAALAIENSRLVATIESSNKELTLIRERMLESDRLAAMSSMAEGLAHEIRNPLVSIGGFARRISKQVASEDPIRQYVDVIVDEVGRLEKILRQMFDFTGDAIGHFQEHDLNKLVADALTLIQRDLDRDNIRVVKQYAELPLVFCDDRQIKLVFYHIFQNAQQAMGSGGTLTIHTFPLEKSDGLYAAIAVSDTGGGIPPELVHNIFNPFFTTKEMGTGLGLSIAQRIVARHYGDIEINNELGKGITFTVTLPIAKYCLLDARTTSPLEEN, from the coding sequence ATGCCTCTTAACCGGTTATCATTCCTTACTCAGTTAATCGATCTCTTCACCTCTACCGTCAGCTATAACGAGAGGTTGGATAATTTTGTCTATCTCTTGGCCCGCAATCTGAGAGTGGACCTGATTCTTTTTTTCGGTCTGGATAAAAACCGGGAGACCCTCTTCCTGAGCGCTGATAGCCAAAGAAGCGAAGTGGCCCGGCCCCGGGTGGAATTCCCTCTGGGCGTTGGCATTGTGGGGCAGACGGCCCAAACCAGATGCCCCCTGGTGCAGCATCTAGATGCCCCTGGGACAAAAGACAGCAACCTGGCTATAGAGGCTATATTCCCTATATATCAGACCCTTACCAGTTTTCCCGTTGCCGATGATAATTTTCTCTACGGCGTTCTGCTGCTCGTCGATAAAGCCCGGCGTGAGTATGATCCCTACGATCAAGAGACCATCCTGATCGCCTGCCGGATGTTGGCGGGCAACATCCGGCAGGCTCTTCTCCACGAGGAGGCCAAAAAGCGCATCGCCGAATTAGCCGTGCTCTTCGACGTCGGCAAGGCCATGAGCTCCACTATGGAGTTGAACGCCCTCTTGGAGAGAGTGGTGAGCATCAGCGCCAAGGTGATCAATGCCCGAGGAGCAACTCTGCGCATCGTTGACGAAGTATCCGGACAGGACCAGGTCAGTGCCGAATATGGCGACATCCCCGGCGGTTTCCCGTCGCTGGAAACCATTACCGGTCAGCCACCTTCCGGAACCGGCGAAATGCCCTGTGTGGCCTCCGAGGTCGCTGATGCGGGTGGCAATAAGCATTATTATTTAGGCGTGCCGCTCAATCTAAAAGGTCATTTGAAGGGGATGCTCTCCGTTTATGACAAGCAGACCCCCAACCAGCGGTACCAACAGTTTGATTCCGAGAACCGCCAGTTACTCCAGACTTTGGCGGGAATGGCGACCAGCAGTATTGAAAATGCTCTAGCCTTTCAACAGATAGAATCTCTGGCAGAAAAAAATGAACATATGGTGAATGTCCTGACGGTGTTGCATGATATCTCCTATGCGCTGATGACCACCGTCAATCTAGACAAGATTCTGACCATTCTGATCAAAGGCCTTACCCTGAACAATGCCATGAATTATGATCGGGCCCTGGTCTTTCTGATCGATAAATTCAGGAATGGTCTTGTCGAAGTACGATATTCCGGGGGACAGGAAGCGCCACCCAGATTGCCGCTGCGAGAAGCCCTGCTGCTGGACAATGACCAGAAATTAAGACCCGCCCTGGGCACCGCCGGTCCTATCCGGGTAAGGTTGGAAGAAGATCAGGGGGTGTTGGCCCGGACGGCCCTATATAAAAAGGCCTTTCATATTACCCAGGCCGACCAGAATGTCTTAGTAAACCAAGCGATTCGAGCCAAACTAGATACCCTGGAATTTTTGACCGTGCCGCTTCTGGTCAAGGACGAAGTGATCGGCGTCGTTGTCATTGATAATTATCAATCGAAAAAGCCCCTTAAAGACGAGGACTTGCATTTCCTTACGATGTTTGCCAATCAGGCGGCTTTGGCCATTGAGAACTCCCGTCTGGTTGCCACTATTGAGTCCAGTAATAAAGAACTGACCCTCATCCGGGAGAGGATGCTGGAATCAGACCGTCTGGCGGCCATGAGCAGCATGGCAGAGGGACTGGCCCACGAAATCCGCAATCCCCTGGTTTCCATCGGCGGTTTTGCCCGACGTATAAGTAAACAGGTGGCTTCCGAGGATCCCATCAGACAGTACGTTGATGTGATTGTTGACGAGGTCGGTCGGCTGGAAAAAATTCTACGCCAGATGTTTGACTTTACCGGGGATGCCATCGGTCACTTCCAGGAACATGATCTCAATAAATTAGTGGCTGACGCACTGACCCTCATCCAGCGCGACCTCGACCGGGATAATATTCGGGTTGTCAAGCAGTATGCCGAGTTGCCCCTGGTGTTCTGCGACGACCGTCAGATAAAACTGGTATTCTATCACATCTTTCAGAATGCCCAGCAGGCTATGGGGAGCGGGGGGACGCTGACTATCCACACATTTCCCCTGGAAAAATCAGACGGCCTCTATGCTGCCATCGCCGTTTCGGATACCGGCGGCGGTATCCCGCCCGAATTGGTCCACAATATCTTTAATCCGTTCTTCACCACCAAGGAGATGGGAACCGGTCTGGGGCTCTCTATCGCGCAGCGCATTGTCGCTCGCCACTACGGCGACATCGAAATTAATAATGAACTAGGCAAAGGTATTACGTTTACCGTGACCCTGCCCATCGCCAAGTACTGTTTACTTGATGCTAGAACAACATCGCCATTGGAGGAAAACTAG
- the glgA gene encoding glycogen synthase GlgA produces MRILIVSPEANPFARAGALAEIIYGLAKALSQRGDQVAVVLPLYRQVKESSWDLKPTGTSISIPLSIKTLTTDIYTTRLDPGLDFYFIGQDSLYDREGLYGTQFGDYQDNAERFIFFSRAVPELLNALKLHFDVCHCHEWQTGLVPVYIKTLYQDSPYCKNLATVYSVHNVGYQGIFWHYDMALTGLGWELFTPNLLEYYGKINLEKGGLVTADIINTVSQTYRQEILTPEFGFGLEGVFQERAADLYGILNGVDYEHWDPAHDAYLAAPYDARNLAGKDHCKLDLIQHYGLKVSLDQPLIGMTTRLRERKGLDLVREIMPQLTDANIGFVLQGTGEERYQYAFMELQKRYPASVGVKIGYSEETAHKIIAGSDIFLMPSRYEPCGLDQLYCLRYGTIPVVRATGGLKETVVEYDPVSGQGTGFTFSNFDSLELWMAIQRAIALYGNRPSWDLLRRQAMQQEFSWLHAAGQYQELYRKAVQKKLTQAPRDI; encoded by the coding sequence ATGCGTATCCTAATCGTTAGTCCGGAAGCCAACCCCTTTGCCCGCGCCGGCGCTCTGGCGGAGATTATCTACGGTCTGGCCAAGGCCCTGTCCCAACGGGGTGATCAGGTCGCCGTTGTTCTGCCTCTGTATCGCCAGGTAAAAGAATCATCGTGGGACTTGAAGCCGACCGGTACGAGCATATCTATTCCTCTGTCCATTAAAACCCTAACGACTGATATCTATACTACCCGCCTGGACCCAGGGCTGGATTTCTATTTCATCGGCCAGGATAGTCTTTATGACCGGGAAGGATTGTATGGCACCCAGTTCGGGGACTACCAGGACAACGCCGAGCGTTTTATCTTTTTCAGCCGTGCGGTGCCGGAACTGCTCAACGCCCTAAAACTCCACTTTGATGTCTGTCATTGTCATGAATGGCAGACCGGACTGGTGCCGGTTTACATTAAGACCCTGTATCAAGACTCTCCCTATTGTAAAAATCTGGCCACGGTTTATAGCGTCCATAATGTTGGCTACCAGGGAATTTTTTGGCATTATGACATGGCCCTGACCGGGTTGGGATGGGAGCTGTTCACTCCCAACCTGCTGGAATATTATGGTAAAATAAACCTGGAGAAAGGCGGCTTGGTAACTGCCGATATCATCAACACCGTCAGCCAGACCTATCGCCAGGAAATCCTGACGCCGGAGTTCGGCTTCGGTTTGGAGGGAGTCTTCCAGGAGCGCGCCGCTGATTTATACGGCATCTTGAACGGGGTCGATTATGAGCATTGGGATCCGGCGCATGACGCCTACCTTGCGGCCCCTTACGACGCCCGGAATCTGGCCGGCAAAGATCACTGCAAGCTTGACCTGATCCAACACTACGGATTGAAAGTTTCTCTTGACCAGCCGCTGATTGGCATGACCACCCGCCTGCGGGAACGCAAAGGATTGGATCTGGTCAGGGAGATCATGCCCCAATTGACCGATGCCAACATCGGCTTTGTGCTCCAGGGAACCGGTGAGGAAAGATATCAGTATGCCTTTATGGAACTCCAGAAACGCTATCCGGCATCGGTGGGGGTGAAAATAGGCTACTCGGAAGAAACCGCCCATAAGATTATCGCCGGGTCTGATATTTTTCTCATGCCCTCGCGTTACGAACCATGCGGTTTAGACCAGCTCTACTGCCTGCGCTATGGAACTATTCCAGTGGTGCGGGCCACCGGCGGCCTCAAAGAAACAGTGGTGGAATATGACCCCGTAAGCGGTCAAGGAACAGGTTTCACGTTTTCCAATTTTGATTCTCTAGAGCTCTGGATGGCGATTCAGCGTGCCATTGCCTTATATGGCAACCGCCCATCCTGGGACCTGCTGCGGCGGCAGGCAATGCAACAGGAATTTTCCTGGCTGCACGCCGCCGGACAATACCAGGAGCTTTACCGGAAGGCCGTACAGAAAAAACTAACCCAGGCACCGAGAGACATCTGA
- the galT gene encoding galactose-1-phosphate uridylyltransferase: MPELRKDPIISRWVIISTERGKRPHDFVVEPEVTKGGFCPFCPGNEHTTPPEIMAYRPAGQPANSPGWTVRVVSNKFPALVIEGELDRRGEGMYDLMNGIGAHEVIIENPNHQATLSTLTIPQFADVLYAYRDRIRDLSRDPRFRYILIFKNSGRAAGASLEHSHSQLIGLPIVPELVQEELSGSLMHYRLKERCVFCDMIRQELQQGVRVVLENELFVAICPFAPRSPFEIWILPKKHHSSYIDMLDKEYLKLAELFSPVLRRLDVALNRAPYNFILHTAPVRETHMEHYHWHFEIMPKLTLMAGFEWGSGFFINPTPPEDAARYLREVQLEEAAPPAGESTT; the protein is encoded by the coding sequence ATGCCGGAACTAAGAAAAGATCCGATTATCTCACGTTGGGTTATCATTTCTACCGAGCGCGGAAAGAGACCGCATGACTTTGTGGTTGAGCCGGAGGTCACCAAGGGAGGTTTTTGCCCTTTTTGTCCTGGCAATGAGCATACGACACCTCCCGAGATCATGGCCTATCGACCGGCGGGTCAACCGGCGAATTCACCGGGCTGGACAGTTCGGGTGGTTTCCAATAAATTTCCGGCGCTAGTCATTGAGGGGGAACTGGACCGCCGGGGTGAAGGTATGTATGACCTGATGAACGGTATCGGGGCCCATGAGGTTATCATTGAGAATCCTAATCATCAGGCAACCCTCTCCACTCTCACGATACCACAATTTGCCGATGTCCTCTATGCCTATCGGGATCGGATCCGAGATCTGAGCCGAGACCCGCGTTTCCGCTACATCCTCATCTTTAAGAACTCCGGTCGGGCCGCCGGTGCCTCATTGGAACATAGCCACAGCCAGCTTATCGGTCTCCCCATCGTCCCGGAACTGGTTCAGGAAGAGCTTTCCGGGTCTCTGATGCACTATCGGTTGAAGGAGCGCTGTGTCTTCTGCGATATGATCCGCCAGGAGCTGCAACAGGGGGTGCGGGTGGTATTAGAAAATGAGCTGTTTGTGGCCATCTGCCCCTTTGCCCCGCGTTCCCCTTTTGAGATCTGGATATTGCCCAAAAAGCATCATTCCTCCTATATAGATATGCTTGACAAGGAATATTTAAAGCTGGCCGAACTTTTCTCACCCGTACTACGGCGGCTGGATGTCGCCTTGAATCGGGCGCCCTATAATTTTATTCTGCATACCGCCCCGGTGCGCGAAACCCATATGGAACATTACCATTGGCATTTTGAGATCATGCCCAAGTTGACTTTGATGGCCGGTTTTGAGTGGGGCTCCGGTTTCTTTATCAATCCCACGCCACCGGAAGACGCCGCCCGTTATCTCCGGGAAGTTCAACTTGAGGAGGCTGCACCGCCTGCGGGAGAGAGCACGACATAA
- a CDS encoding LolA family protein, with amino-acid sequence MKRMSKNNALSCYPVHCRSILWAAMILLVWGFCLGPAGPAVAVSPEEIITQVQKKYDATGMFKTRFRQESQLKTAGAPDTAEGWLFFKKPSRMRWQYQYPPEQKKEVIADGREVSIYIPQDRMVMVYPLNQVLRSDLVMRFFSGMGRLQTDFTVTWDRPYQIHEPIRIRLKPVKPQPELKHLILTIDPETFLVQALEFSNAYGDHTRMSFTQTQLDIKLAPGFFTFIPPPGVEIVRDKIY; translated from the coding sequence ATGAAGAGGATGTCTAAAAATAACGCCTTATCCTGTTATCCGGTGCACTGTCGAAGCATCTTGTGGGCAGCCATGATTCTCCTGGTCTGGGGATTTTGCCTAGGACCAGCGGGTCCGGCTGTTGCAGTCAGTCCGGAAGAAATCATCACCCAGGTGCAGAAAAAATATGACGCCACCGGGATGTTCAAAACGCGCTTTCGCCAGGAATCCCAGCTCAAAACGGCTGGCGCTCCTGATACTGCCGAAGGGTGGCTCTTCTTCAAAAAACCCTCCCGGATGCGGTGGCAATATCAATATCCGCCAGAGCAGAAAAAAGAGGTCATTGCCGACGGTCGGGAGGTCTCCATTTATATCCCCCAAGACCGCATGGTGATGGTATATCCCCTTAACCAGGTCCTCCGTTCCGATCTGGTCATGCGCTTTTTTTCAGGCATGGGCCGCCTGCAAACAGACTTTACCGTGACCTGGGACAGGCCGTACCAGATCCATGAGCCGATCAGGATCAGATTAAAACCTGTCAAACCCCAGCCTGAGTTAAAGCATCTGATTCTCACCATTGATCCCGAGACGTTTCTGGTGCAAGCCCTGGAGTTCAGCAATGCCTACGGCGATCACACCCGGATGAGTTTTACCCAGACGCAGTTGGACATCAAACTGGCTCCAGGCTTTTTCACCTTCATCCCGCCGCCGGGAGTGGAAATCGTCAGAGACAAAATCTACTGA
- the nadA gene encoding quinolinate synthase NadA translates to MNLSPLQREVRSWLEKRAAILLAHNYQPGEIQDIADLTGDSLGLSRAASQTSAKVIVFCGVHFMAETAAILCPEKLVLLPRPDAGCFMADTITPESLRQKKATLPGVPVVMYVNSSAAVKAESDICCTSANAVRVVNSLPQIQVLMAPDRNLALYTQRHSSKKIHLWEGCCNIHDQLTVAEVLACKAAHPEASFIAHPECRPEVLDLADAVRSTSGMLTYVRHDDHQEFIIGTEKGLLHTLKRENPQKHFYSPSERLLCQDMKKISLADIVASLQNLAPVVSVPPDIRQRALLAVNRMMAVPRD, encoded by the coding sequence GTGAACTTATCACCCCTACAACGGGAAGTCCGAAGCTGGCTGGAGAAAAGAGCTGCGATTCTTCTGGCCCATAATTACCAACCCGGCGAGATACAGGACATTGCCGACCTCACGGGAGATTCTTTGGGACTGTCTCGGGCCGCCTCGCAAACCTCGGCCAAAGTCATCGTTTTCTGTGGGGTGCATTTTATGGCGGAGACGGCGGCGATCCTCTGCCCCGAAAAGTTAGTGTTGCTCCCCCGGCCGGACGCCGGTTGTTTTATGGCCGACACCATCACTCCCGAATCACTGCGGCAGAAAAAGGCGACCCTGCCTGGAGTCCCGGTAGTGATGTATGTTAACTCCAGCGCCGCGGTCAAGGCGGAAAGCGATATCTGCTGCACTTCCGCCAATGCCGTGCGGGTAGTCAATTCCCTGCCCCAAATCCAGGTTTTGATGGCCCCCGACCGCAATCTGGCCCTCTACACCCAACGGCATTCCTCTAAAAAAATCCACCTCTGGGAAGGCTGCTGCAATATCCATGATCAATTAACCGTGGCAGAGGTCCTGGCCTGCAAGGCTGCCCATCCGGAGGCGTCCTTCATCGCCCATCCCGAGTGCCGCCCCGAGGTCCTGGACCTGGCCGACGCCGTCCGCAGCACCTCGGGAATGCTCACCTACGTCCGCCATGATGACCATCAGGAGTTTATTATCGGCACCGAAAAAGGCCTGCTGCACACCCTGAAACGGGAAAATCCGCAGAAACACTTTTACTCCCCCTCAGAACGGCTCCTCTGCCAGGATATGAAGAAAATTTCTCTGGCGGACATCGTTGCCTCTCTCCAGAACCTGGCACCAGTCGTCTCGGTGCCGCCGGACATACGCCAACGCGCCCTCCTGGCAGTAAACCGCATGATGGCCGTCCCCCGGGATTGA